Proteins encoded within one genomic window of Flavobacterium sp. NG2:
- the cdd gene encoding cytidine deaminase: MKELNINSQFTIYENINELPIQVQNILKEAVKIREKAYSPYSQFKVGAAILLENGKIILGSNQENAAYPSGLCAERVAIYQAGSLYPDITIKTIIISAASDTKETSTPIPPCGACRQAIAEYEIKQEEPIEIYFTGETGAIYKSASLKNLLPLLFNKNLL; the protein is encoded by the coding sequence ATGAAAGAATTAAACATCAATAGCCAGTTTACCATCTACGAAAACATTAATGAATTACCAATCCAAGTTCAAAACATATTAAAAGAAGCTGTCAAAATAAGAGAAAAAGCGTACTCACCCTATTCACAGTTCAAAGTAGGAGCAGCAATTTTATTAGAAAACGGAAAAATAATTCTAGGTTCTAACCAAGAAAATGCCGCTTACCCTTCAGGTCTTTGTGCTGAACGTGTTGCCATTTACCAAGCAGGCTCCCTTTACCCCGACATAACAATTAAAACCATAATAATATCTGCCGCTTCTGACACAAAAGAAACATCCACACCTATCCCACCCTGTGGTGCTTGCAGGCAAGCAATTGCAGAATACGAAATAAAACAAGAGGAACCAATTGAAATATATTTTACTGGAGAAACAGGTGCAATCTACAAATCTGCATCGCTAAAAAACTTACTCCCGTTATTATTTAACAAAAACCTCTTGTAA
- a CDS encoding pyruvate dehydrogenase complex dihydrolipoamide acetyltransferase codes for MATIITMPRLSDTMTEGTVATWLKKVGDKISEGDILAEIETDKATMEFESFNEGTLLHIGIQEGETAPIDSLLAIIGSEGEDISALIAGGASTEAAPAAVVEETKQETPKATAAPASLPAGVVVVTMPRLSDTMTEGTVATWLKKVGDTVAEGDILAEIETDKATMEFESFNEGTLLYIGIEEGNSAPIDSLLAIIGPAGTDISGIAEGFTVGGAAPAATATKTEEVKPVATAAKAQETTPAANTTTNGGRIFASPLAKKIASDKGVNLAQVKGSGENGRIVKSDIENFTPAAAAPAAPAKGEATSAPQVYVPAGEVVTEEIKNSQMRKIIAKRLAESLFTAPHYNLSLEVSMDEAMKSRAIINTVPDTKVSFNDMVIKACAMALKKHPKINSQWREDAIIINHHVNIGVAVAVEDGLVVPVLKFTDTMSLSQIGGNVRDLAGRAKNKKLGPAEMEGSTFTVSNLGMFGITEFNSIINQPNSAILSVGAIVEKPVVKNGQIVVGNTMMLSLACDHRTIDGATGAQFLQTLKQYIENPVTMLA; via the coding sequence ATGGCTACAATTATAACAATGCCTCGTTTGAGCGATACAATGACGGAAGGAACGGTAGCGACTTGGCTTAAAAAAGTAGGTGATAAAATAAGCGAAGGAGATATCCTAGCTGAAATTGAAACTGACAAAGCTACTATGGAATTTGAGTCTTTCAACGAAGGAACTCTTTTACACATTGGTATTCAAGAAGGAGAAACAGCTCCTATCGATTCATTATTAGCAATAATAGGAAGCGAAGGCGAAGATATTTCAGCTCTTATTGCAGGCGGCGCTTCAACTGAAGCAGCTCCAGCAGCAGTCGTTGAAGAAACAAAACAAGAAACACCTAAAGCTACTGCAGCTCCTGCGTCTTTACCAGCAGGTGTAGTGGTAGTAACCATGCCTCGTTTGAGCGATACAATGACGGAAGGAACAGTTGCTACTTGGTTAAAAAAAGTAGGCGATACTGTAGCCGAAGGCGACATTCTTGCTGAAATCGAAACAGACAAAGCAACAATGGAATTTGAGTCTTTCAACGAAGGAACTTTATTATACATTGGAATCGAAGAAGGTAACAGCGCTCCAATTGATAGTTTATTAGCTATCATAGGACCTGCTGGAACTGATATTTCTGGCATAGCAGAAGGATTTACTGTAGGAGGTGCTGCACCAGCAGCTACTGCTACCAAAACAGAGGAAGTAAAACCTGTAGCTACTGCTGCAAAAGCTCAAGAAACTACACCAGCAGCAAACACAACTACTAATGGAGGAAGAATTTTTGCTTCACCATTAGCTAAAAAAATTGCAAGTGACAAAGGTGTAAATTTAGCACAAGTAAAAGGATCAGGTGAAAACGGACGTATTGTAAAAAGCGACATCGAAAACTTCACTCCTGCTGCCGCCGCTCCTGCTGCACCAGCAAAAGGGGAAGCTACTTCTGCTCCACAAGTTTACGTTCCTGCTGGAGAAGTAGTAACCGAGGAAATTAAAAATTCACAAATGCGTAAAATCATTGCGAAACGTTTAGCTGAATCTTTATTTACTGCTCCTCACTATAACTTATCTTTAGAAGTTTCTATGGACGAAGCTATGAAATCAAGAGCTATTATCAACACAGTTCCTGACACAAAAGTTTCATTCAATGATATGGTAATCAAAGCTTGTGCAATGGCTTTGAAGAAACACCCAAAAATCAACTCTCAATGGAGAGAAGATGCTATTATCATCAACCACCACGTAAACATTGGTGTTGCTGTAGCTGTTGAAGACGGTTTAGTTGTCCCTGTATTGAAATTTACAGACACCATGAGTTTATCTCAAATTGGCGGAAACGTTAGGGATTTAGCAGGAAGAGCTAAAAACAAAAAACTAGGACCTGCAGAAATGGAAGGAAGTACGTTTACTGTTTCTAACCTTGGAATGTTTGGTATTACTGAATTTAATTCAATCATCAACCAACCTAACTCTGCAATCCTTTCAGTAGGAGCTATCGTGGAGAAACCAGTGGTTAAAAACGGCCAAATTGTAGTAGGAAACACAATGATGTTATCATTAGCTTGTGACCATAGAACAATTGACGGTGCTACTGGAGCTCAGTTCTTACAAACATTAAAACAATACATCGAAAATCCAGTTACTATGCTAGCTTAA
- a CDS encoding tRNA-(ms[2]io[6]A)-hydroxylase: protein MLGLKLATDPRWVNIVESNIEEILTDHAWCEQKAASNAISLITQNSEKEELVTELMLIAQEEIEHFKMVHDLIKERGLIFGRERKDSYVNELFKFMKKDGSRNDALCERLLFSAMIEARSCERFKVLSENIKDPELAKFYRDLMISEAGHYTTFLNFARKYADNVNVDKRWKEWIDFETSIITNYGKSETVHG, encoded by the coding sequence ATGTTAGGATTAAAACTAGCTACAGATCCAAGATGGGTCAACATTGTAGAGTCAAATATCGAAGAGATTTTAACCGACCATGCTTGGTGCGAGCAAAAAGCGGCCTCAAACGCTATAAGTCTTATTACCCAAAACTCAGAAAAAGAAGAATTGGTTACTGAGCTAATGCTTATTGCTCAAGAAGAAATAGAGCATTTCAAAATGGTTCATGATCTTATCAAAGAAAGAGGACTTATTTTTGGACGCGAACGCAAGGATAGCTATGTAAACGAACTTTTTAAATTCATGAAAAAAGACGGAAGCAGAAATGACGCCCTATGTGAGCGCTTACTGTTTTCTGCCATGATAGAGGCACGAAGTTGTGAAAGATTCAAAGTACTATCAGAAAACATAAAAGACCCTGAATTAGCCAAATTTTATCGTGATTTAATGATAAGCGAAGCAGGACATTATACTACTTTCTTAAATTTCGCAAGAAAATATGCTGACAATGTAAATGTAGACAAAAGATGGAAAGAGTGGATTGATTTCGAAACCTCCATAATTACCAATTATGGAAAAAGCGAAACAGTTCATGGATAA
- a CDS encoding OmpA family protein has translation MLFINIISAQNKDTKVADKLFDRFEYVNAINEYLQLTEKGKADSYVYKRLGDCYYNIYNTVEAENWYAKALQSKQDAETYYRYAQILKSNLKYAESNEQMKIFASMKPTDERAIDFNKNPDYLPKLKDIHKLFDIEKIAINSTDKSDFGALLFGDQLYFASSRNENNAVYGWKNEPYLDIYLSSYNEDGSFGSPSLVNELNTKYHEGPVSISKDGNTIYFSSESFNDKLFEKDKLKKLKIGQVNLFKATKVNGKWSKVEPLPFNSSKYSTSNPSISNDGETLYFSSNMPGSIGGIDIWKVTIGADGSYGVPQNLGDKINTVGDESFPFISDDNILYYASNGLIGFGGFDVYSVDLNNNGMPLNIGKPVNSEKDDFAFTFNKEKNIGFLSSNRLGNDHIYSSVPVKSAQILTVVTNAKTQELLTDVKVVILDEFNNVLDNKFTSGVGEVLYDVDTQKSYKLEAYKDGFVYKAISVDKIMEGKVVVNVALEPIDVIVKDGEIVLNPIYFEFDKNNITREGAAELDKLVYVMQQNKNLVISVKSHTDSRGSVKYNENLSERRAISTVQYVISKGISTDRISGKGFGESELKIDCKDCTEEQHAINRRSEFIIVKK, from the coding sequence GTGCTTTTTATAAATATAATTTCAGCACAAAATAAAGATACAAAGGTTGCAGATAAATTATTTGACAGGTTTGAATATGTAAATGCGATTAATGAATATCTTCAATTGACTGAAAAGGGTAAGGCTGATAGTTATGTCTATAAAAGATTAGGAGACTGCTATTATAATATATACAATACGGTTGAAGCCGAGAATTGGTATGCAAAAGCATTGCAGTCAAAACAGGATGCAGAAACCTATTACCGTTACGCTCAAATTTTGAAGTCAAATTTAAAATATGCTGAATCTAATGAGCAAATGAAAATTTTTGCATCGATGAAACCAACAGATGAAAGAGCAATTGATTTTAATAAGAATCCAGATTATTTACCTAAGCTAAAGGATATTCATAAATTATTTGATATTGAAAAAATTGCTATTAATTCAACTGACAAGTCAGATTTTGGTGCTTTGTTATTTGGGGACCAATTGTATTTTGCGAGTTCAAGAAATGAAAACAATGCTGTTTATGGTTGGAAAAATGAGCCCTATTTAGATATTTATCTTTCTAGTTATAATGAGGACGGAAGTTTTGGAAGTCCTTCGCTAGTAAATGAATTAAACACAAAATATCATGAGGGTCCTGTCTCAATTTCTAAAGATGGAAATACAATTTACTTTTCAAGTGAAAGTTTTAATGATAAATTGTTTGAAAAAGATAAATTAAAAAAATTAAAGATTGGACAAGTTAATTTATTTAAAGCAACAAAAGTTAATGGAAAATGGTCAAAAGTAGAGCCTCTTCCTTTTAATAGTAGTAAGTATTCAACAAGTAATCCCTCTATAAGTAATGATGGTGAAACTCTCTATTTTTCTTCTAATATGCCTGGTTCAATAGGAGGGATTGATATTTGGAAAGTGACTATCGGTGCTGATGGAAGTTATGGTGTACCACAAAATTTAGGTGATAAGATTAATACAGTTGGAGATGAAAGTTTCCCTTTCATATCAGATGATAATATTTTATATTATGCATCTAATGGTTTGATAGGGTTTGGAGGATTTGATGTTTATTCGGTTGATTTAAATAATAATGGGATGCCATTAAATATAGGTAAACCTGTTAATTCAGAGAAAGATGATTTCGCTTTTACTTTTAATAAAGAAAAAAACATTGGGTTTTTATCTAGTAATCGTTTAGGGAATGATCATATATATAGTTCTGTCCCTGTAAAAAGCGCACAAATATTAACTGTTGTAACTAATGCTAAAACCCAGGAGCTTTTGACGGATGTTAAAGTGGTGATTTTAGATGAGTTTAATAATGTATTAGATAATAAGTTTACATCAGGAGTAGGTGAAGTTTTATACGATGTTGATACACAAAAATCATATAAACTTGAAGCATATAAAGATGGCTTTGTTTATAAAGCTATTTCTGTTGATAAAATTATGGAAGGTAAAGTGGTTGTTAATGTTGCTTTAGAACCGATTGATGTTATTGTTAAGGACGGAGAAATTGTATTGAATCCAATCTATTTTGAATTTGATAAAAACAATATTACTCGTGAAGGGGCTGCTGAATTGGATAAGTTGGTATATGTGATGCAACAAAATAAAAACTTAGTTATATCTGTTAAATCTCATACGGATTCAAGAGGTTCTGTAAAATACAATGAAAATCTATCTGAGCGTAGAGCGATTTCTACAGTGCAATATGTGATTTCAAAAGGAATTAGTACAGATAGAATTTCAGGGAAAGGATTTGGTGAATCAGAGTTAAAAATAGATTGTAAAGATTGTACCGAGGAACAGCACGCTATTAATAGACGTTCCGAATTTATTATCGTGAAAAAATAG
- a CDS encoding type IX secretion system membrane protein PorP/SprF has translation MNKILLISLLVLISYVEGMAQQTPHYTQYMYNMNVMNPAYAGSKESISLGMLYRKQWVNIEDAPTSFTFAGHGKAGRNVGLGVSFISDKIGPIEEQNVYGDFSYTLKLNDTHRLAFGLKAGATFQRVGLRDIQSTLPDPNEGIFGQDINDVTFNFGSGVFYYAEKYYLGFSIPNMMASAHLDYNGREYGSDVLHYFLTGGYVFDLNSNLKFKPFFMLKSAFNVSPSLDLSANFLYNEKIEIGATYRLQDSYGAMVNFAVSPELRIGYAYDHIISDLKTTAPSSHEFIILYDIFSSKKVSRSPRFF, from the coding sequence ATGAACAAAATATTATTAATTTCATTATTGGTTCTGATCAGCTATGTCGAAGGAATGGCACAGCAAACACCGCATTATACTCAGTATATGTATAATATGAATGTTATGAATCCTGCCTATGCAGGTTCAAAAGAATCAATCTCACTTGGGATGTTATATCGTAAACAGTGGGTTAATATAGAAGATGCACCAACATCTTTTACTTTTGCAGGACATGGAAAAGCTGGACGTAATGTAGGTTTAGGAGTTTCATTTATTTCTGATAAAATTGGTCCTATTGAAGAACAAAATGTCTATGGGGATTTTTCATATACACTAAAACTTAATGATACGCATCGTTTAGCTTTTGGATTAAAAGCGGGAGCTACTTTTCAAAGAGTTGGATTAAGGGATATTCAATCTACCTTGCCAGATCCCAACGAGGGAATTTTTGGTCAAGATATAAATGATGTTACTTTTAATTTTGGTTCAGGGGTGTTTTATTATGCTGAAAAATATTATTTAGGTTTTTCTATTCCTAATATGATGGCTTCAGCTCATCTTGATTACAATGGTAGGGAATATGGCTCAGATGTATTACATTATTTTTTAACAGGGGGATATGTTTTTGATTTGAATAGTAATTTAAAATTCAAGCCCTTTTTTATGTTGAAATCAGCATTTAATGTTTCTCCATCTTTAGATCTTTCTGCTAATTTTTTATATAATGAAAAAATTGAAATTGGAGCAACATATAGACTTCAAGATAGTTATGGAGCAATGGTTAATTTTGCAGTATCTCCAGAGTTACGAATAGGTTATGCTTATGATCATATTATATCTGATCTAAAAACAACAGCACCTTCATCACATGAGTTTATTATTTTGTATGATATATTTTCATCTAAAAAAGTATCTCGTTCTCCTAGGTTTTTCTAA
- the pdhA gene encoding pyruvate dehydrogenase (acetyl-transferring) E1 component subunit alpha gives MKEVTKEVYLKWYEDMLLWRKFEDKLAALYIQQKVRGFLHLYNGQEAVLAGALHAMDLTKDKMITAYRNHVQPIGMGVDPRRVMAELLGKATGTSKGMGGSMHIFSKEHRFYGGHGIVGGQIPVGAGLAFGDKYNNTGGVTMTYFGDGAARQGSLHEAFNMAMLWKLPVVFIVENNGYAMGTSVERTANHTDIWKLGLGYEMPCGPVDGMNPVKVAEAMTEAIERARRGDGPTFLEMKTYRYRGHSMSDAQLYRSKEEVEEYKKIDPITQILDVIKDKKYATESEIEVIDQRVKDLVQECVDFAENSPYPEIQQLYDVVYAQEDYPFLPHKL, from the coding sequence ATGAAAGAAGTTACAAAAGAGGTTTATTTAAAGTGGTATGAAGACATGCTACTTTGGAGAAAGTTTGAGGACAAACTTGCGGCATTATACATTCAACAAAAAGTTAGAGGTTTTCTACACTTATACAATGGTCAAGAAGCAGTACTTGCTGGAGCTCTTCACGCAATGGACTTAACCAAAGATAAAATGATTACCGCTTATAGAAACCACGTTCAACCTATCGGAATGGGTGTTGACCCAAGAAGAGTAATGGCTGAACTTTTAGGAAAAGCAACGGGTACTTCCAAAGGTATGGGAGGTTCTATGCATATTTTCTCTAAAGAACACCGCTTTTACGGAGGACACGGTATCGTTGGAGGACAAATTCCTGTTGGAGCTGGTCTAGCTTTTGGTGACAAATACAACAACACTGGAGGAGTAACAATGACCTATTTTGGGGATGGAGCTGCTCGTCAAGGTTCTTTACACGAAGCTTTCAACATGGCTATGCTATGGAAATTACCTGTAGTTTTTATTGTTGAAAACAATGGTTATGCTATGGGGACATCAGTTGAAAGAACTGCCAATCATACAGACATTTGGAAATTAGGATTAGGATACGAAATGCCTTGTGGTCCAGTTGACGGAATGAATCCTGTAAAAGTAGCTGAAGCTATGACAGAAGCTATCGAAAGAGCTCGTCGTGGAGATGGCCCAACTTTCTTAGAAATGAAAACATACCGTTACAGAGGACACTCAATGTCTGATGCTCAATTGTATCGTTCTAAAGAAGAAGTTGAAGAATACAAAAAAATAGATCCAATTACACAAATATTGGATGTTATTAAAGATAAAAAATACGCTACAGAAAGCGAAATCGAAGTTATTGACCAAAGAGTAAAAGACTTAGTTCAAGAATGTGTAGATTTTGCTGAAAACTCACCGTATCCAGAAATACAACAATTATACGACGTAGTGTACGCACAAGAAGATTATCCATTTTTACCTCATAAACTATAA
- the porV gene encoding type IX secretion system outer membrane channel protein PorV, whose amino-acid sequence MRKLILLTTCLFAFSFNYAQDNRVITTGVPFLLVSADARAAGMADIGVATSADAFSQQWNPAKYAFARDKQGVSLSYTPYLTDLANDIALGQLTYYNRINERSAFATSLRYFSFGEIELRQTGEPNEITRNVSPNELALDGSYSLKLSETFSMAVAGRYIRSNLKVADANNDASAASSFAIDVAGFYQSEELAYSDFNGRWRAGFNIQNLGPKISYDNDDISSNFLPANLKLGTGFDFIFDDYNKIALNLEFNKLLVPTPQFGIDLNNDGIVDSEDTIIANENYRSIGWSSGIFKSFGDAPDGIKEEMKEVTYALGAEYLYQDSFAMRLGYFNESAVKGARKYFSLGAGFKYTTVKIDVSYLFSASKVKNPLENTLRFSLTLNFGDKYDEY is encoded by the coding sequence ATGAGAAAATTAATTCTTCTAACTACTTGCTTATTTGCCTTTTCATTCAATTATGCTCAAGACAACAGGGTAATCACTACAGGTGTTCCATTTTTACTAGTATCAGCAGACGCAAGAGCCGCAGGTATGGCAGACATAGGAGTTGCAACTTCCGCAGATGCATTTTCTCAACAATGGAATCCTGCAAAATATGCTTTTGCAAGAGACAAACAAGGAGTTTCACTAAGTTACACTCCATACCTAACTGATTTAGCTAACGACATCGCTCTTGGCCAATTAACATACTATAATAGAATCAATGAACGTTCTGCTTTTGCGACTAGCCTTCGTTACTTTAGTTTTGGAGAAATTGAATTAAGACAAACTGGAGAGCCTAATGAAATTACGAGAAACGTTTCTCCAAATGAATTAGCGCTTGACGGATCTTACTCATTAAAACTAAGCGAAACTTTCTCTATGGCTGTAGCTGGTAGATACATTCGTTCAAACCTTAAAGTTGCCGATGCAAACAATGATGCTTCTGCCGCAAGTTCATTTGCTATAGATGTAGCCGGATTTTATCAATCCGAAGAATTGGCTTATAGCGATTTTAACGGAAGATGGAGGGCTGGTTTTAACATTCAAAATTTAGGCCCTAAAATAAGTTACGATAACGACGATATAAGTTCTAACTTTTTACCTGCAAATTTAAAACTTGGAACTGGTTTTGATTTTATTTTTGACGATTATAATAAAATTGCATTAAATTTAGAATTCAATAAATTATTAGTACCAACTCCACAATTTGGCATTGACTTAAACAATGATGGGATTGTAGACTCTGAGGATACTATAATAGCAAATGAAAATTACAGATCAATTGGATGGTCATCTGGAATCTTTAAATCATTTGGAGATGCTCCTGATGGAATTAAAGAAGAGATGAAAGAAGTAACTTACGCACTTGGTGCTGAATATCTATATCAAGACTCATTTGCAATGCGTTTAGGATATTTTAACGAAAGCGCTGTAAAAGGTGCTCGTAAATATTTCTCGCTTGGAGCAGGTTTTAAATACACCACTGTTAAAATTGATGTTTCTTATTTATTCTCAGCTTCAAAAGTTAAAAACCCACTTGAAAACACCTTGCGTTTTTCTTTAACACTTAACTTCGGAGACAAATACGATGAGTATTAA
- a CDS encoding glycosyltransferase — protein MTQEKKLLVIGFVWPEPNSSAAGTRMLQIIQCFKQDGYKIVFASAASDSEHMVALDDFVIEKVAIELNASSFDVFIKDLQPSVVLFDRFMTEEQFGWRVAENCPKALRILDTEDLHCLRLARQKAFKANVKFTTDLLLKEEVAKREIASILRSDVSIMISKYEIELLTTIFNIDSGLLFYMPFLLDTMNVKDLAKLPSFHDRKDFVFIGNFLHEPNWNTVQYLKETIWPLIRKQKSDAVLNVYGAYPSQKVLQLHNPKEGFYIKGRAENAQEVIQKARVLLAPIRFGAGLKGKLVEAMLYGTPTLTSSVGAEAMRGNLDWNGFIEDESQSFAKAAIALYEDEYLWLKSQKKGIDIVNHCYSKLDYVTNFMSTISLLLENMETHRLQNFMGTMLMHHSLQSTKYMSRWIEEKNRK, from the coding sequence ATGACTCAAGAAAAAAAGCTTTTAGTAATAGGTTTTGTTTGGCCAGAGCCAAATTCTTCTGCTGCCGGAACAAGAATGCTACAAATTATACAATGTTTCAAACAAGATGGGTATAAGATAGTATTTGCAAGTGCTGCCTCTGATAGTGAGCACATGGTTGCACTTGATGATTTTGTAATTGAAAAAGTAGCGATCGAATTGAATGCTTCTAGTTTTGATGTTTTTATAAAAGATTTACAGCCTTCAGTGGTCTTATTTGATCGTTTTATGACTGAAGAGCAATTTGGTTGGCGAGTAGCCGAGAATTGCCCTAAAGCTTTACGAATATTGGATACAGAAGATTTGCATTGCTTGCGATTAGCAAGACAAAAAGCATTCAAAGCGAATGTAAAGTTTACAACTGATTTGTTATTGAAAGAAGAGGTTGCTAAACGTGAAATAGCGAGTATTTTGCGTTCAGATGTATCGATTATGATTTCAAAGTACGAAATAGAATTATTGACCACTATTTTTAATATTGATTCTGGCTTATTGTTTTATATGCCTTTTCTGTTGGATACTATGAATGTAAAAGATTTAGCAAAGCTACCTTCATTTCACGATAGAAAAGATTTTGTTTTTATAGGTAACTTTTTGCATGAACCGAATTGGAATACAGTTCAGTATTTGAAAGAAACAATTTGGCCTTTAATTAGAAAGCAAAAATCTGATGCTGTATTAAATGTTTACGGGGCTTATCCTTCACAAAAAGTATTACAGTTACACAATCCTAAAGAAGGATTTTATATCAAAGGAAGAGCGGAAAATGCCCAAGAAGTGATTCAAAAAGCAAGAGTGCTTTTGGCTCCCATCCGTTTTGGGGCAGGTCTCAAAGGGAAATTGGTCGAAGCGATGCTTTATGGAACGCCTACTTTAACGAGTTCAGTTGGAGCTGAGGCTATGCGAGGTAATTTGGATTGGAATGGTTTTATTGAAGATGAAAGTCAGTCTTTTGCGAAAGCGGCAATAGCTTTATATGAGGATGAATATTTGTGGTTAAAAAGTCAGAAAAAAGGAATTGATATTGTGAATCACTGTTATTCTAAGCTTGATTATGTCACTAATTTTATGTCAACGATTAGTTTGTTGCTAGAAAATATGGAAACTCACCGTTTGCAAAATTTTATGGGTACTATGTTGATGCATCATTCGTTGCAAAGTACGAAGTATATGTCTCGATGGATTGAAGAAAAAAACAGAAAATAA